A genomic segment from Cyanobium sp. NIES-981 encodes:
- a CDS encoding SH3 domain-containing protein, whose product MGSSAPLLATWRWIALLGFALVAPAALPAGGAEWRAPELRRRQSSREPLLSPVPQVLRCAPEHQAPVIREAPAGEPLRVLRTWVQPGGERWLQVQLAGAAGSRRGWLAG is encoded by the coding sequence ATGGGTTCTTCCGCACCCCTGCTCGCGACCTGGCGCTGGATCGCCCTGCTGGGCTTCGCCCTGGTGGCGCCGGCCGCCCTGCCCGCCGGCGGTGCCGAGTGGCGCGCACCGGAACTGCGCCGGCGCCAGAGCAGCCGCGAACCGCTGCTCAGCCCGGTGCCCCAGGTGCTGCGCTGTGCGCCCGAGCACCAGGCTCCGGTGATCAGAGAGGCCCCGGCCGGAGAGCCCCTGCGGGTGTTGCGGACCTGGGTGCAACCCGGCGGTGAGCGCTGGCTGCAGGTGCAGCTGGCGGGGGCAGCCGGCAGCCGCCGTGGCTGGCTGGCCGGCTGA
- a CDS encoding glutathione peroxidase, with protein MTVNVSDVVVRDAAGGERRLGEWNGQVLLIVNVASRCGFTRQYAGLQKLQDTYGPKGLAVLGFPCNDFGAQEPGTLPEIQQFCSTTYGADFTLFDKVAMAEAPYTTLTQAEPAGPVAWNFEKFLVGKDGTVVARFKSGVEPESAELTAAIEAALAA; from the coding sequence ATGACCGTGAACGTGAGCGATGTGGTGGTGCGCGATGCCGCAGGCGGCGAGCGCCGGCTGGGCGAGTGGAACGGCCAGGTGCTGCTGATCGTGAACGTGGCCAGCCGCTGCGGCTTCACCCGCCAGTACGCCGGCCTGCAGAAGCTGCAGGACACCTACGGGCCGAAGGGCCTGGCGGTGCTCGGCTTCCCCTGCAACGACTTCGGCGCCCAGGAACCGGGCACCCTGCCGGAGATCCAGCAGTTCTGCTCCACCACCTACGGCGCCGACTTCACCCTGTTCGACAAGGTGGCAATGGCCGAGGCGCCTTACACCACCCTCACCCAGGCGGAGCCGGCCGGGCCGGTGGCCTGGAACTTCGAGAAGTTCCTGGTGGGCAAGGACGGCACGGTGGTGGCCCGCTTCAAGAGCGGCGTGGAGCCCGAATCGGCCGAACTCACCGCGGCGATCGAGGCGGCCCTGGCGGCCTGA
- the cysE gene encoding serine O-acetyltransferase, whose product MPWPGRHRRRADHARAGAPRSNATGLRQDACMFKAIRADLAIIKERDPAARGTLEILLCYPGLHALVLHRISHRLWCGGLPLLPRLLSQVGRLLTGIEIHPGAKIGHGVFIDHGMGVVIGETTVVGDNCLLYQGVTLGGTGKAHGKRHPTLAENVVVGAGAKVLGAILVGANTRIGAGSVVLRDVGPDSTVVGIPGRVVHQSGVRVDPLAHSALPDTEARVIRNLMERIDALEGELTRAQACLRAVAAGRPLPEPCRGEAQNLKDREILEFLGDNPGTTS is encoded by the coding sequence CTGCCCTGGCCTGGCCGGCATCGCCGACGGGCTGATCATGCACGAGCGGGGGCCCCTCGGTCAAACGCCACCGGGCTCCGGCAGGATGCCTGCATGTTCAAGGCAATCCGGGCCGACCTGGCGATCATCAAGGAGCGCGACCCCGCCGCCCGGGGCACGCTCGAGATCCTGCTGTGTTATCCGGGCCTGCACGCCCTGGTGCTGCACCGCATCAGCCACCGGCTGTGGTGCGGCGGCCTGCCGCTGCTGCCGCGCCTGCTCAGCCAGGTGGGGCGGCTGCTCACCGGGATCGAGATCCACCCTGGAGCGAAGATCGGCCACGGGGTGTTCATCGACCACGGCATGGGCGTGGTGATCGGCGAAACCACGGTGGTGGGCGACAACTGCCTGCTGTACCAGGGGGTGACCCTGGGCGGCACCGGCAAGGCCCATGGCAAGCGGCACCCGACCCTGGCGGAGAACGTGGTGGTGGGCGCGGGCGCCAAGGTGCTCGGCGCGATCCTGGTGGGGGCCAACACCCGCATCGGGGCTGGCTCGGTGGTGCTGCGCGACGTGGGGCCGGACTCCACCGTGGTGGGCATCCCCGGCCGGGTGGTGCACCAGAGCGGCGTGCGGGTGGATCCGCTGGCCCACTCGGCCCTGCCCGACACCGAGGCGCGGGTGATCCGCAACCTGATGGAGCGGATCGACGCGCTGGAGGGCGAGCTGACACGGGCCCAGGCCTGCCTGCGCGCGGTGGCGGCGGGGCGGCCCCTGCCGGAGCCCTGCCGCGGCGAGGCCCAGAACCTCAAAGACCGGGAGATCCTGGAGTTCCTGGGCGACAACCCCGGCACCACCAGCTGA
- the gyrB gene encoding DNA topoisomerase (ATP-hydrolyzing) subunit B — translation MSEATKVQAAYGAEQIQVLEGLEPVRKRPGMYIGSTGPRGLHHLVYEVVDNAVDEALAGHCDQILVVLNEDGSCSVTDNGRGIPTDIHPRTGKSALETVLTVLHAGGKFGAGGYKVSGGLHGVGVSVVNALSEWVQVTVYRHDQVHTQRFERGAAIGSLASVPGEKGRTGTTVCFKPDSQIFTTGISFDYATLSSRLRELAYLNGGVRIVFRDERESARNAAGEPHEDIYFYEGGIREYVAYMNAEKDPLHPDIIYVNAEKEGVQVEAALQWCVDAYSDSILGFANNIRTVDGGTHIEGLKTVLTRTLNTFAKKRGKRKDSDANLAGENIREGLTAVLSVKVPEPEFEGQTKTKLGNTEVRGIVDTLVGEALGEFLEFNPSVIDLILEKAIQAFNAAEAARRARELVRRKSVLESSTLPGKLADCSSRDPSESEIYIVEGDSAGGSAKQGRDRRFQAILPLRGKILNIEKTDDAKIYKNTEIQALITALGLGIKGEDFDEKNLRYHRIVIMTDADVDGAHIRTLILTFFFRYQKALVEGGYIYIACPPLYKVERGKKHVYCYNEGDLKTTIESFGEKANYTIQRFKGLGEMMPQQLWETTMDPATRTMKRVEIEDALEADRIFTILMGDKVAPRREFIETHSAELDLAQLDI, via the coding sequence ATGAGCGAAGCCACGAAAGTTCAGGCCGCGTACGGCGCCGAGCAGATCCAGGTGCTGGAAGGCCTGGAGCCGGTGCGCAAGCGACCCGGGATGTACATCGGCTCCACCGGCCCCCGCGGTCTGCATCACCTGGTGTACGAGGTGGTGGACAACGCGGTGGACGAGGCCCTCGCCGGCCACTGCGATCAGATCCTCGTGGTGCTCAACGAGGATGGCTCCTGCTCCGTCACCGACAACGGTCGCGGCATCCCCACCGACATCCACCCGCGCACCGGCAAGAGCGCGCTGGAAACGGTGCTCACGGTGCTCCATGCCGGCGGCAAGTTCGGTGCCGGCGGCTACAAGGTGTCCGGCGGCCTGCACGGTGTGGGCGTGTCGGTGGTGAACGCCCTCTCCGAGTGGGTGCAGGTCACCGTGTACCGGCACGACCAGGTGCACACCCAGCGCTTCGAGCGCGGTGCGGCGATCGGCAGCCTCGCTTCCGTCCCCGGAGAGAAGGGCCGCACGGGCACCACGGTGTGTTTCAAGCCCGACAGCCAGATCTTCACCACCGGCATCAGCTTCGATTACGCCACCCTCTCCTCACGCCTGCGCGAGCTCGCCTACCTGAACGGCGGCGTGCGCATCGTGTTCCGGGATGAGCGGGAGAGTGCCCGCAATGCCGCCGGTGAGCCCCATGAGGACATCTATTTCTACGAAGGCGGCATCAGGGAGTATGTCGCCTACATGAATGCGGAGAAGGATCCGCTCCATCCCGACATCATCTACGTGAATGCCGAGAAGGAGGGGGTGCAGGTGGAAGCCGCGCTGCAGTGGTGCGTGGACGCCTACTCCGACAGCATTCTCGGCTTTGCCAACAACATCCGCACCGTGGATGGCGGCACCCACATCGAGGGGCTCAAGACGGTGCTCACCCGCACCCTCAACACCTTCGCCAAGAAGCGGGGCAAGCGCAAGGATTCCGACGCCAATCTGGCGGGCGAGAACATCCGCGAAGGGCTCACCGCCGTGCTGTCGGTGAAGGTGCCCGAGCCCGAGTTCGAGGGCCAGACCAAGACCAAACTCGGCAACACCGAGGTGCGGGGCATCGTGGACACCCTGGTGGGTGAGGCCCTTGGTGAGTTCCTGGAATTCAACCCCTCGGTGATCGATCTGATCCTCGAGAAGGCCATCCAGGCCTTCAATGCCGCCGAGGCCGCCCGCCGGGCCCGCGAGCTGGTGCGCCGCAAGAGCGTGCTGGAGAGTTCCACCCTGCCCGGAAAGCTGGCCGACTGCTCCTCCCGCGATCCCTCCGAATCGGAGATCTACATCGTGGAGGGGGATTCCGCCGGTGGATCCGCCAAGCAGGGCCGCGACCGGCGCTTCCAGGCCATCCTGCCCCTGCGGGGCAAGATCCTCAACATCGAGAAAACCGACGACGCCAAGATCTACAAGAACACGGAAATCCAGGCCCTGATCACGGCCCTGGGGCTCGGCATCAAGGGAGAAGACTTCGATGAGAAGAATCTCCGCTACCACCGGATCGTGATCATGACGGACGCCGATGTGGACGGCGCCCACATCCGCACCCTGATCCTCACCTTCTTCTTCCGCTACCAGAAGGCGCTGGTGGAAGGCGGCTACATCTACATCGCCTGCCCGCCCCTCTACAAGGTGGAGCGGGGCAAGAAGCACGTGTACTGCTACAACGAGGGTGACCTCAAGACAACCATTGAGAGTTTCGGCGAGAAGGCCAACTACACCATCCAGCGCTTCAAGGGTCTGGGCGAAATGATGCCCCAGCAGCTGTGGGAAACCACGATGGATCCGGCCACGCGCACGATGAAGCGCGTGGAGATCGAGGATGCCCTCGAGGCCGACCGCATCTTCACGATCCTGATGGGCGACAAGGTGGCCCCCCGCCGTGAGTTCATCGAAACCCACAGCGCCGAACTCGATCTGGCCCAGCTCGACATCTGA
- the miaA gene encoding tRNA (adenosine(37)-N6)-dimethylallyltransferase MiaA encodes MASSQTPRPPLVIVLLGPTASGKTELAIALAQALDLAVLNVDSRQLYRGMDVGTAKPSPAEQAQARHELLDLRDPDQPINLEEFRALAAAQVEAELGRPRQGSPMALLAGGSGLYLKALTQGLRPPAVPPQPALRRQLSALGQPTCHQLLQAADPIAAGRIAAADAVRTQRALEVIYATGCPLSSQQGSAPPPWQVLELGLDPPDLRSRIRRRTEALYAAGLVEETAGLRQRYGADLALLATIGYGEALQVLAGTLEEPAAIALTTQRTRQFAKRQRTWFRRQHQPVWLEGSTTPQRLEQALQEIEQALG; translated from the coding sequence ATGGCCTCCTCCCAGACTCCCCGTCCGCCCCTGGTGATCGTGCTGCTCGGGCCCACGGCCAGCGGCAAGACGGAGCTGGCGATCGCCCTGGCCCAGGCCCTCGATCTGGCGGTGCTGAACGTGGACTCCCGCCAGCTGTACCGCGGCATGGATGTGGGCACCGCCAAGCCGAGCCCCGCCGAACAGGCCCAGGCACGCCATGAACTGCTCGACCTGCGCGATCCCGACCAGCCCATCAACCTGGAGGAGTTCCGGGCCCTGGCGGCAGCCCAGGTGGAGGCCGAGCTGGGGCGGCCCCGCCAGGGCAGCCCGATGGCCCTGCTGGCCGGGGGCAGCGGCCTCTATCTGAAGGCCCTCACCCAGGGGCTGCGGCCGCCGGCGGTGCCGCCCCAGCCGGCGTTGCGCCGGCAGCTGAGCGCCCTGGGGCAGCCCACCTGCCACCAGTTGCTGCAGGCCGCCGATCCCATCGCCGCCGGGCGGATCGCCGCCGCCGACGCGGTGCGCACCCAACGGGCCCTGGAGGTGATCTATGCCACGGGATGCCCCCTCTCCAGCCAGCAGGGCTCTGCCCCGCCGCCCTGGCAGGTGCTGGAGCTGGGGCTGGACCCGCCGGACCTGCGGAGCCGCATCCGCCGGCGCACCGAGGCCCTCTATGCCGCGGGCCTGGTGGAGGAAACGGCAGGGCTGCGGCAGCGTTACGGCGCCGACCTGGCCCTGCTCGCCACGATCGGCTACGGCGAAGCCCTGCAGGTGCTGGCAGGCACCCTGGAGGAGCCCGCCGCCATCGCGCTCACCACCCAGCGCACGCGCCAGTTCGCCAAACGCCAGCGCACCTGGTTCCGCCGCCAGCACCAGCCGGTGTGGCTGGAGGGCAGCACCACGCCACAACGCCTGGAGCAGGCCTTGCAGGAGATCGAGCAAGCTCTAGGGTGA
- a CDS encoding dienelactone hydrolase family protein, which yields MAAAAPLPVLSGWQELPAEGMVTLRCWWARPAGQAPRAAVLVLPEVFGLNSWVRSVADRLAAAGYAALALPIFARTAPELDVSYDAAGLAAGRQHRDQVTAVDCLADAGRAIAWLQAQPGLEQRPVGCVGFCFGGHLALLVASLDGVAATCDFYGARVSVFRPGGGPPSLEVVPRVRGDLLCFCGAEDPLMPPPEQQAIAAALEADRRRHPQRLRRLVVAPGAGHGYMCEHRGDYVPQAAAEGWRLMLELFADRLG from the coding sequence ATGGCCGCCGCCGCTCCCCTGCCCGTGCTCTCCGGTTGGCAGGAGCTGCCCGCCGAGGGCATGGTGACCCTGCGCTGCTGGTGGGCGCGGCCGGCCGGCCAGGCTCCGCGGGCAGCCGTGCTGGTGTTGCCGGAGGTGTTCGGCCTCAACAGCTGGGTGCGCTCGGTGGCGGATCGGCTCGCCGCAGCCGGCTACGCCGCCCTCGCCCTGCCGATCTTTGCCCGCACGGCCCCCGAGCTGGACGTGAGCTACGACGCGGCCGGCCTGGCGGCCGGCCGTCAGCACCGGGACCAGGTGACGGCGGTGGACTGCCTCGCCGACGCCGGCCGCGCCATCGCCTGGCTCCAGGCCCAGCCCGGCCTGGAGCAGCGGCCGGTGGGCTGTGTGGGCTTCTGCTTCGGCGGCCATCTCGCCCTGCTGGTCGCCAGCCTCGACGGCGTGGCCGCCACCTGCGATTTCTACGGTGCCCGGGTGTCGGTGTTCCGTCCGGGGGGCGGCCCGCCCAGCCTGGAGGTGGTGCCGCGAGTCCGCGGCGATCTGCTCTGTTTCTGCGGCGCCGAGGACCCCCTCATGCCCCCCCCGGAGCAGCAGGCGATCGCCGCGGCCCTCGAGGCCGATCGGCGCCGGCATCCCCAGCGGCTGCGGCGCCTCGTGGTGGCACCGGGGGCCGGCCACGGCTACATGTGTGAGCACCGCGGCGACTACGTGCCCCAGGCCGCGGCCGAGGGTTGGCGGCTGATGCTGGAGCTGTTCGCCGACCGCCTGGGTTGA
- a CDS encoding RpoD/SigA family RNA polymerase sigma factor yields the protein MPAVDGDLVRSYLRDIGRVPLLTHEQEITLGRQVQELMALEEVEQELTMRAGGTAPSAAELAKAAGLSPAVLKKRLQAGRRAKERMVAANLRLVVSVAKKYTKRNMELLDLIQEGTIGLVRGVEKFDPTRGYKFSTYAYWWIRQGITRAIAEKSRTIRLPIHITETLNKLKKGQRELSQELGRTPTVTELAGFVELPEEEVKDLLCRARQPVSLETKVGDGEDTELLDLLAGDGELPEERVDGECLKGDLRALLEQLPELQGRVLKMRYGIDPESAEMAEPMSLTGIGRILGISRDRVRNLERDGLAGLRRLSSAVEAYVAS from the coding sequence ATGCCCGCCGTGGACGGCGATCTGGTGCGCAGCTACCTGCGGGACATCGGCCGTGTGCCGCTGCTGACCCATGAGCAGGAGATCACGCTGGGCCGGCAGGTGCAGGAGCTGATGGCGCTGGAGGAGGTGGAGCAGGAGCTGACGATGCGTGCGGGCGGCACGGCGCCGAGCGCGGCGGAGCTGGCGAAGGCGGCGGGGTTGAGCCCGGCGGTGCTGAAGAAGCGGCTGCAGGCGGGCCGGCGGGCGAAGGAGCGGATGGTGGCGGCGAACCTGCGGCTGGTGGTGAGCGTGGCGAAGAAGTACACCAAGCGGAACATGGAGCTGCTGGATCTGATCCAGGAGGGAACGATCGGGCTGGTGCGGGGCGTGGAGAAGTTCGACCCGACGCGGGGCTACAAGTTCAGTACGTATGCGTACTGGTGGATCCGCCAGGGGATCACGCGGGCGATCGCGGAGAAGAGCCGCACGATCCGGCTGCCGATCCACATCACCGAGACGCTGAACAAGCTGAAGAAGGGTCAGCGGGAGCTGAGCCAGGAGCTGGGGCGCACCCCCACGGTGACGGAGCTGGCGGGGTTCGTGGAGCTGCCGGAGGAGGAGGTGAAGGATTTGCTGTGCCGTGCGCGTCAGCCGGTGAGCCTGGAGACGAAGGTGGGGGATGGGGAGGACACGGAGCTGCTGGACCTGCTGGCGGGGGATGGGGAGCTGCCGGAGGAGCGTGTGGACGGGGAGTGCCTGAAGGGTGATCTGCGGGCGCTGCTGGAGCAGCTGCCGGAGCTGCAGGGGCGGGTGCTGAAGATGCGCTACGGCATCGACCCCGAGTCGGCCGAGATGGCCGAGCCCATGAGCCTCACCGGCATCGGCCGCATCCTCGGGATCAGCCGCGACCGGGTGCGCAACCTCGAGCGCGATGGTCTGGCGGGCCTGCGGCGCCTCAGCAGCGCGGTGGAGGCCTACGTGGCCAGCTGA
- the infC gene encoding translation initiation factor IF-3 — protein sequence MPRPRFDRRAPVRELPNINERINYPQLRVVDADGSQLGVITREAALEVARERELDLVLVSEKADPPVCRIMDYGKYKFEQEKKAKEAKKKSHQTEVKEVKMRYKIDQHDYDVRIGQASRFLKAGDKVKCTVIFRGREIQHTALAEVLLMRMAKDLETAAEIQQPPKREGRNMIMFLSPRKATAAKAGGGGKPSPARPTPVKTVVRTAGTAATEASPAEPKPAG from the coding sequence ATGCCCCGTCCCCGTTTTGACCGTCGTGCTCCCGTTCGGGAGCTGCCCAACATCAATGAGCGGATCAACTATCCCCAGTTGCGGGTGGTCGACGCCGACGGCAGTCAACTTGGAGTGATCACCCGCGAGGCGGCCCTGGAGGTGGCGCGGGAGCGGGAGCTCGACCTGGTGCTGGTGAGCGAGAAAGCGGATCCGCCGGTGTGCCGGATCATGGACTACGGCAAATACAAGTTCGAGCAGGAGAAAAAGGCCAAGGAAGCCAAGAAGAAGTCGCACCAGACCGAGGTCAAAGAGGTCAAGATGCGCTACAAGATCGACCAGCACGACTACGACGTGCGGATCGGCCAGGCTTCCCGCTTCCTCAAGGCCGGTGACAAGGTGAAGTGCACGGTGATCTTCCGCGGCCGGGAGATCCAGCACACCGCCCTGGCTGAAGTGCTGCTGATGCGCATGGCGAAGGACCTGGAGACCGCCGCCGAGATCCAGCAGCCTCCCAAGCGGGAGGGCCGCAACATGATCATGTTCCTGAGCCCGCGCAAGGCCACGGCCGCCAAGGCCGGTGGGGGGGGCAAGCCGTCCCCGGCCCGGCCCACGCCGGTGAAAACCGTGGTGCGCACGGCCGGAACCGCCGCCACCGAGGCCAGCCCGGCGGAGCCGAAGCCGGCCGGCTGA
- the mgtE gene encoding magnesium transporter, whose translation MSEAKGPNHDAAGATAAAPAPGVRVGLAEVVSRQLATLLEAGNYDGAKLLLQPVQEVDIAEAIGTLPRTLQALAFRLLPKDEAIEVYEYLDGPVQQSLLDRLRSGEVLELVERMSPDDRVRLFDELPAKVVRRLLAELSPAERRVTAQLLGYEPETAGRLMTTEFIDLKEFHSAAQALELVRRRARDTETVYSLYVTDGSRHLTGILSLRDLVVADPKDRIGDVMTREVVSVSTETDQEEVARAIQRYDFLAVPVVDREERLVGIVTVDDVIDVIEQEATRDLYAAGAVQAGDEDDYFQSNLFTVARRRVVWLSVLVVANGFTSEVIALKGQVLSQVVVLAAFIPLLIGTGGNVGAQSSTVVIRGLSTQRIQSLGPVRTIAREAVAGALLGLLMLVVVVPWAWWRGEGPLVGLSVGISLLAITTLAATAGAALPLLFDRLKLDPALMSAPFITTATDVAGVFIYLTTASWLMGRIG comes from the coding sequence ATGAGTGAGGCGAAGGGCCCGAACCACGACGCTGCCGGCGCCACCGCCGCCGCGCCGGCCCCGGGCGTGCGGGTGGGTCTGGCCGAGGTGGTGTCGCGCCAGCTCGCCACCCTGCTGGAGGCCGGCAACTACGACGGCGCCAAGCTGCTGCTCCAGCCGGTGCAGGAGGTGGACATCGCCGAGGCGATCGGCACCCTGCCCCGCACCCTCCAGGCCCTGGCCTTCCGCCTGCTGCCCAAGGACGAGGCGATCGAGGTGTACGAGTACCTCGACGGCCCCGTGCAGCAGAGCCTGCTGGACCGGCTCCGCTCGGGCGAGGTGCTGGAGCTGGTGGAGCGGATGTCCCCCGACGACCGGGTGCGGCTGTTCGACGAGCTGCCTGCCAAGGTGGTGCGCCGCCTGCTGGCCGAGCTGAGCCCGGCGGAGCGGCGGGTCACGGCCCAGCTGCTCGGCTACGAGCCCGAAACGGCCGGCCGGCTGATGACCACCGAGTTCATCGATCTCAAGGAGTTCCACAGCGCCGCCCAGGCCCTGGAGCTGGTGCGCCGGCGGGCCCGCGACACCGAAACCGTCTACTCCCTCTACGTCACCGACGGCTCCCGCCACCTCACCGGCATTCTCTCGCTGCGGGATCTGGTGGTGGCCGACCCCAAGGACCGCATCGGCGATGTGATGACCCGCGAGGTGGTGAGCGTGTCCACCGAGACCGACCAGGAGGAGGTGGCCCGGGCGATCCAGCGCTACGACTTCCTGGCCGTGCCGGTGGTGGACCGGGAGGAGCGGCTGGTGGGGATCGTCACGGTGGACGACGTGATCGACGTGATCGAGCAGGAGGCTACCCGCGACCTCTACGCCGCCGGCGCCGTGCAGGCCGGCGACGAGGACGACTACTTCCAGAGCAACCTGTTCACCGTGGCCCGCCGCCGGGTGGTGTGGCTCTCGGTGCTGGTGGTGGCCAACGGCTTCACCTCCGAGGTGATCGCGCTCAAGGGTCAGGTGCTCAGCCAGGTGGTGGTGCTGGCCGCCTTCATCCCGCTGCTGATCGGCACCGGCGGCAACGTGGGCGCCCAGAGCTCCACGGTGGTGATCCGGGGTCTCAGCACCCAGCGCATCCAGTCGCTGGGGCCCGTGCGCACGATCGCGCGGGAGGCGGTGGCCGGTGCCCTGCTGGGGCTGCTGATGCTGGTGGTGGTGGTGCCCTGGGCCTGGTGGCGGGGGGAGGGGCCGCTGGTGGGCCTGTCGGTGGGCATCAGCCTGCTGGCGATCACCACCCTGGCGGCCACGGCGGGGGCGGCCCTGCCGCTGCTGTTCGACCGGCTGAAGCTGGATCCGGCCCTGATGTCGGCCCCCTTCATCACCACCGCCACCGACGTGGCCGGCGTGTTCATCTACCTCACCACCGCCAGCTGGCTCATGGGCCGGATCGGCTAG
- a CDS encoding GntR family transcriptional regulator, which translates to MRFHIQQESDIPASTQLYNQICFAIAARHYPPGHRLPSTRQLAMQTGLHRNTISKVYRQLETDGVVEAMAGSGIYVRDQQKPREIKPPPGPRSRALPDLDRQVRESIDGLLNGGCTLQQARDMLTREIDWRLRCGARVLVSTPREDIGASMLIAEELAPNLEVPVEVVPMEELEGVLETSNNGTVVTSRYFLQPVEEIAKRHGVRAVPVDLNDFRHELGLLKELRAGSCVGLVSISPGILRAAEVILHSLRGNELLVMTANPDTGSRLLALLRAASHVLCDRPSLPLVEQSLRQNRAQLMRMPVVHCAQSYLGSATIDQLRKEIGVIAA; encoded by the coding sequence GTGCGATTCCACATCCAGCAGGAAAGCGACATCCCGGCGTCGACCCAGCTCTACAACCAGATCTGCTTCGCGATCGCGGCGCGGCACTATCCGCCGGGTCACCGGCTGCCCAGCACCCGCCAGCTGGCGATGCAGACCGGCCTGCACCGCAACACGATCAGCAAGGTGTACCGGCAGCTGGAGACCGATGGGGTGGTGGAGGCCATGGCGGGCTCCGGCATCTACGTGCGCGACCAGCAGAAGCCGCGCGAGATCAAGCCGCCTCCGGGCCCCCGCAGCCGGGCCCTGCCCGACCTCGACCGCCAGGTGCGCGAGAGCATCGACGGCCTGCTCAACGGCGGCTGCACCCTGCAGCAGGCCCGCGACATGCTCACCCGCGAGATCGACTGGCGCCTGCGCTGCGGGGCCCGGGTGCTGGTGAGCACGCCGCGGGAAGACATCGGCGCCTCGATGCTGATCGCCGAGGAGCTCGCCCCGAACCTGGAGGTGCCGGTGGAGGTGGTGCCGATGGAGGAGCTGGAGGGGGTGCTGGAAACCTCGAACAACGGCACGGTGGTGACCAGCCGCTACTTCCTGCAGCCGGTGGAGGAGATCGCCAAGCGCCACGGGGTGCGGGCGGTGCCGGTGGACCTCAACGACTTCCGCCACGAGCTGGGCCTGCTGAAGGAGCTGCGGGCGGGAAGCTGCGTGGGGCTGGTGAGCATCAGCCCCGGCATCCTGCGGGCCGCCGAGGTGATCCTGCACAGCCTGCGGGGCAACGAGCTGCTGGTGATGACGGCCAACCCCGACACCGGCAGCCGGCTGCTGGCGCTGCTGCGGGCGGCCAGTCATGTGCTGTGCGACCGGCCGAGCCTGCCGCTGGTGGAGCAGAGCCTGCGCCAGAACCGGGCCCAGCTGATGCGGATGCCGGTGGTGCACTGCGCCCAGAGCTACCTGGGCAGCGCCACGATCGACCAGCTGCGCAAGGAGATCGGCGTGATTGCGGCCTGA